One region of Candidatus Woesearchaeota archaeon genomic DNA includes:
- a CDS encoding TIM barrel protein: MRKAYPGLMFGTAGIPLSTEVRTTENGIARVKELGLSAMELEFVRQVNIKENKAPSVKKAAIGNGVFLTCHGQYFINLNSLEKAKTEASMDRIFKAARIAYLCGADSMTFHAAYYMNIENQKVYATVKRNLGAVIRRLKDESIDIWIRPETTGKATQFGDVDEIVKLSQDLENVLPCVDFTHLFARSIGKVNSRDDFSEALAKIEKGLGSQALKNMHIHMSGMNYGPKGERNHLVLKESEFNYKAVLESLKGFKAAGVVISESPNIEDDALLMKRTYEKPG; this comes from the coding sequence ATGAGGAAAGCATACCCGGGACTCATGTTCGGCACTGCAGGCATACCTCTCTCGACTGAAGTCAGGACGACAGAGAACGGGATTGCAAGGGTGAAGGAGCTTGGGCTCTCTGCGATGGAGCTGGAATTTGTGAGACAGGTCAATATCAAAGAGAACAAGGCACCATCGGTGAAGAAGGCCGCTATTGGGAATGGAGTCTTCCTGACCTGCCACGGGCAGTATTTCATCAACCTGAACTCGCTGGAGAAGGCGAAGACAGAAGCGAGCATGGACAGGATATTCAAGGCCGCCAGGATTGCATATCTCTGTGGTGCGGATTCCATGACATTCCACGCTGCCTATTATATGAATATTGAAAATCAGAAGGTTTATGCCACAGTGAAGAGGAACCTCGGAGCAGTCATCAGGAGGCTGAAGGATGAGAGCATCGATATCTGGATCCGGCCTGAGACGACAGGCAAGGCGACGCAGTTCGGCGATGTGGATGAGATAGTGAAGTTGAGCCAGGACCTCGAAAATGTCCTCCCTTGCGTGGACTTCACCCACCTTTTTGCCAGGAGCATCGGCAAGGTGAATTCAAGAGATGACTTCAGCGAAGCGCTTGCAAAGATCGAGAAAGGCCTCGGGAGCCAGGCACTGAAGAACATGCACATACACATGTCCGGCATGAATTACGGGCCGAAAGGAGAGAGGAACCACCTTGTCCTGAAGGAATCAGAGTTCAACTATAAGGCTGTCCTGGAATCGCTCAAGGGATTCAAGGCAGCCGGCGTCGTCATCAGCGAGAGTCCTAACATAGAGGATGATGCATTGCTCATGAAAAGGACATATGAAAAGCCAGGATGA
- a CDS encoding FAD-dependent oxidoreductase yields MEYDFIVIGGGVTGYAAAMYAGRMNLKALVIAESPGGTIILTDVVENYPGFKKIAGIELADRIKEHALDYSVEMKNERVVEVSRSGKGFNVKTASGEYLGKSLCFATGARWRELKVPGHDEFRNKGVHYCALCDGFFYKGKRVIIVGGSDSAVKEALHLSEVADEVFIVYRKPELTRPEPINMARLKKAQNIRYIFSTNITEFKGDKSGLTSVVFDNAFNGSKEFQVDGVFVAIGAVPNSDIAKPLGVETNKKGEILINRKSETNVPGVFAAGDVTDSGFKQAITGVSEGVTAAFYAFEYVGELDL; encoded by the coding sequence ATGGAATATGATTTTATTGTGATCGGGGGCGGCGTCACAGGATATGCTGCTGCAATGTATGCCGGAAGGATGAACCTGAAGGCCTTGGTGATTGCTGAGTCTCCCGGAGGGACGATAATTCTGACTGATGTTGTCGAGAATTATCCCGGGTTCAAGAAGATTGCGGGTATCGAGCTCGCTGACAGGATCAAGGAGCATGCCCTGGATTATTCTGTCGAGATGAAGAATGAGCGGGTTGTTGAAGTCAGCAGATCAGGAAAGGGATTCAATGTCAAGACAGCTTCTGGTGAGTATCTGGGGAAGTCTTTATGCTTTGCCACAGGCGCAAGATGGAGGGAGCTGAAAGTGCCTGGCCATGACGAGTTCAGGAACAAGGGTGTCCATTACTGCGCGCTCTGCGACGGCTTCTTCTACAAGGGCAAGAGGGTAATAATTGTCGGAGGCTCTGACTCTGCTGTCAAGGAGGCGCTGCATCTTTCTGAAGTGGCGGATGAGGTCTTCATTGTCTATAGGAAGCCTGAGCTGACAAGGCCTGAGCCGATAAATATGGCAAGGCTGAAGAAGGCGCAGAATATAAGATATATTTTCAGCACGAACATCACCGAATTCAAGGGAGACAAGTCCGGGTTGACCTCTGTGGTCTTTGACAATGCTTTCAATGGATCAAAGGAGTTCCAGGTCGATGGTGTCTTTGTTGCAATAGGTGCCGTCCCGAATTCAGATATCGCAAAGCCTCTTGGTGTCGAGACAAATAAGAAAGGCGAGATCCTGATAAACAGGAAGTCAGAGACAAATGTCCCCGGTGTCTTTGCTGCAGGTGATGTGACCGATTCCGGATTCAAGCAGGCCATAACAGGTGTTTCAGAAGGGGTGACTGCCGCTTTCTATGCGTTTGAGTATGTCGGCGAATTGGATCTCTAG
- a CDS encoding DUF1858 domain-containing protein, with amino-acid sequence MVLITKEMNLGEIATKYPSTIDIMFEHGLHCIGCAAARFETLEMGARAHGMDDAQIDEFVDALNKAAQKDKGKK; translated from the coding sequence ATGGTACTGATAACAAAAGAGATGAATCTTGGTGAGATAGCAACAAAGTATCCTTCTACGATAGATATCATGTTTGAACACGGACTGCACTGCATCGGATGTGCAGCTGCCAGGTTTGAGACGCTTGAGATGGGCGCCAGGGCGCATGGGATGGATGATGCGCAGATTGATGAGTTTGTCGATGCGCTGAACAAGGCAGCGCAAAAAGATAAGGGAAAAAAGTAA
- a CDS encoding ferredoxin: protein MVKMIITFDRQSCIGAGACEVVDPEHWKIVSDGKADLINDDPKPVQKDGKWVLELDGTYYDKAKYEKAKEAESACPAQAIKVEKVE from the coding sequence ATGGTGAAGATGATCATAACATTCGACAGGCAAAGCTGCATAGGTGCAGGAGCATGCGAAGTCGTCGATCCAGAGCACTGGAAAATCGTCTCTGACGGCAAAGCAGACCTGATAAATGATGACCCGAAACCTGTCCAGAAGGACGGCAAGTGGGTGCTGGAGCTTGACGGGACATATTATGACAAAGCCAAGTACGAGAAAGCCAAGGAAGCAGAGTCCGCTTGCCCGGCCCAAGCGATAAAAGTTGAGAAGGTGGAATGA
- a CDS encoding winged helix-turn-helix transcriptional regulator, with amino-acid sequence MGQQEIYDFLKKHPTKWFTSREISEQIGISLGSVTMSLKKLRKSKLIKFRISGKRNQFEYSFKK; translated from the coding sequence ATGGGCCAACAGGAGATTTACGATTTTTTGAAGAAGCATCCTACTAAATGGTTCACTTCCCGCGAGATTTCTGAGCAGATTGGCATCTCTTTGGGTTCTGTCACAATGAGCCTGAAGAAGCTGAGGAAGTCGAAACTCATCAAGTTCAGGATCTCAGGAAAGAGGAACCAGTTCGAGTATTCATTCAAGAAATGA
- a CDS encoding hydroxyacid dehydrogenase has translation MKRGAIMKIAFFEIKEGEEEHIRDNLKGHELLFFRETLTAENADRVADVDGISVFIYSRVDPEVLGKLRNLKIAATRSTGFDHINLEECEKRGITVCNVPFYGENTVAEHTFALILSLSRKVHKSYVRTLNDNFSIEGLEGFDLKGKTIGVVGCGHIGLHVARIAKGFGMKVLAFDLHRDEFLSEVIGFDYATMDDIFTKSDIISLHVPYNKYTHHLVNEESFKKMKPAAIIVNTSRGGVIDTDALLKALLDKKIAGAGLDVIEGEELIKEEKELLHKEETNERLIQVMKDLKILHNENVVFTPHNAFNSQEALMRILNTSIQNLIVFEQKKPENLVKLHK, from the coding sequence ATAAAAAGAGGTGCAATTATGAAGATCGCATTTTTTGAGATAAAGGAAGGGGAAGAGGAGCACATAAGGGACAACCTGAAAGGCCATGAGCTCCTGTTCTTCAGGGAGACCCTTACAGCAGAGAACGCTGACAGGGTCGCTGATGTCGACGGGATATCTGTGTTCATCTATTCGAGAGTCGACCCAGAGGTGCTCGGCAAGCTCAGGAACCTGAAGATTGCTGCCACAAGGAGCACAGGATTCGACCATATCAACCTCGAGGAGTGCGAGAAGCGGGGGATCACTGTCTGCAATGTCCCATTCTACGGCGAGAACACAGTGGCAGAGCATACTTTCGCGCTGATACTTTCGCTCTCAAGGAAGGTGCACAAGAGCTATGTCAGGACACTGAATGACAATTTCTCGATCGAAGGACTGGAGGGATTCGACCTCAAAGGCAAGACCATCGGTGTTGTCGGCTGCGGACACATCGGACTCCATGTCGCAAGGATCGCCAAGGGATTCGGGATGAAAGTGCTTGCATTCGATCTCCACAGGGATGAGTTCCTCTCGGAGGTCATAGGATTCGATTATGCCACAATGGATGATATATTCACGAAGAGCGACATAATATCACTGCATGTGCCGTACAACAAATACACTCATCATCTGGTGAATGAGGAATCATTCAAGAAGATGAAGCCCGCCGCAATTATCGTCAACACAAGCAGGGGAGGCGTAATTGACACTGACGCGCTGCTGAAAGCCCTGCTTGACAAGAAGATTGCAGGGGCAGGCCTGGATGTGATAGAAGGTGAAGAGCTCATAAAGGAAGAGAAGGAACTCCTGCACAAGGAAGAGACCAACGAGAGGCTCATACAGGTCATGAAGGATCTCAAGATACTGCATAATGAGAATGTGGTGTTCACACCGCACAATGCATTCAATTCACAGGAGGCATTGATGAGGATATTGAACACTTCAATACAGAATTTAATCGTTTTTGAGCAAAAGAAGCCTGAAAATCTCGTAAAATTGCATAAATAA
- the folK gene encoding 2-amino-4-hydroxy-6-hydroxymethyldihydropteridine diphosphokinase, producing the protein MAIAYLSLGTNDGNLKKHIDEAISHISRHCKILKKSSLYRAQPKDEGAPHFINCVLKIHTDFNPYKLLEFVQSIEKQLRQQKLLFLRSHKTIDIDILFYDDLILVDEKIVIPHPNLHKRNHILVPFAEIEPDFVHPLHNKKISSYELDDKMVLRIQAL; encoded by the coding sequence ATGGCCATTGCTTACTTGAGTTTGGGCACAAATGACGGAAATCTGAAAAAACATATCGATGAGGCAATCTCGCATATCTCCAGGCACTGCAAGATACTGAAGAAGAGCAGCCTCTACCGGGCCCAACCTAAAGATGAGGGAGCGCCACATTTCATAAACTGCGTCCTCAAGATACACACAGACTTCAACCCTTACAAGCTGCTTGAGTTCGTGCAGAGCATAGAGAAGCAGCTGAGGCAGCAGAAACTGCTTTTCTTAAGGTCGCATAAGACAATAGACATCGACATCCTGTTCTACGACGACCTCATACTGGTAGACGAGAAGATAGTCATACCACACCCCAATCTCCACAAAAGGAACCATATCCTCGTGCCATTCGCTGAGATTGAACCGGATTTTGTGCATCCCCTGCACAACAAGAAGATAAGCTCCTATGAGCTTGATGATAAGATGGTTCTCAGGATCCAAGCGCTTTAG